The segment TTCGATCGCTGAAAAGTCCGGAATAGAGACGAGAGCTCCTTTGCTGTTAAATATCCGGAAGTGCTATGATTATAATATAAGGACAGGAAATCTTTTGGACAATGACATGGATAAATTTAATGCCACATTTAAGGAAAAGGATGCGCAGTATAATGTGTGTGCCGGGAGCAATAAATCCATTCCTATAATGATTGAGAATACTGCTTACATAGGCAATAATTATTTTTATCAGCTAGCCGGAGAAGAATGGGGGGGAATTTACGGCAACTTTGTGAGGCTCAATGGCTATGAAAGGGGCTTCACATACCTTGACTTAAGCCCGGGCAGGGATTTAACAGGGGAACACAAGTTTGTTTTTAATGCCAGGAGCCAGCTTGGAAATGAGAGAAAGCAGAAAGTAATAACTGTTGATATCGTGGACTGCTACGGCCTGCTGGTAGAGACTAAAAAGGGGGAAATGGTTTGTGACTGTGAAAATTCTGAATTTAGCTTTGATGTCACAAATATGGGGAGATTCAAAGAAAACATCGAGCTTCAGCTGGATGGGCCAGAGTATTTAAGCCTGGTTAGGAACACGACTGTATTGAATGCTTCTGAGACCAGTGCAGTCAGCGTAGCAGCATCCCCTTCCTGCGGGGACAGGTTTTCGGGTCAAATAAAGATTAAGGCATTCTCTGACAATGCATATTCAGAAAGCACACCTTACCTGGAAGTTACGCCGATTGCAGAATGCTATGACATAAGGATAAGGTCAGAGGACAATATAAAGATGGGATTTAGTGAGAGAAAAGTGCCTATAGAAATTGTGCATGAAGGAATAAAAGCAGGGGATTACAGCATAGGAATTGAAGCCGAAAACTGGATAAGTGCAGACGCTGAAAGCTTCGAGCTTGAGCCCGGAAATACGCATTCCTTTAATGTGATAGCTAACCCTGGAAATATTTCAGAGGGGAATTATTATGCTGATATTAATATAAAAGTGAAAAATGTGATTTACAAGAAACAGATTAAGTTTAATATCAAGAGGGACAGGTTTAACTTTTGGGAATTTATAAATTTTTACAGGTACTGGGTATATGCGGGAATATTAGCCCTTGCTTTGCTTGTCTTTTTAGCTGTGTTCTTAAAAGAAAGGGCAAGGGTGTGGAAAATCAGGAGCATGATCAGGAAATCCATGAAAAATGGAAAAAAGAAAAATAAGAAAGAAGAATCAAAGGAGAAGAAAAAAGCTAAAGGAAAGAAACCCAAGGGCAGGAAAAAATTAAAAATTTTCTGGGTATATTTTATCGCTATCTTATTATTGATGGCAAGCGCTTATTTTTTAAGGCATTCGATTTCCGGCTTCTTGGGCTATGTATGGTTTTTTTTCCTGACATACATCTGGTACATAGTTACAGGGATTTTGCTGCTGATAGCCGTGATTTTTATCCTGAATTTTATTGATAAGAAATAGATTATTTCTGCTTTGAATATCAGGATATGAATAGAAAATAATTTTAGGAAAATACAGGAAAAATGGGGCTGCAGGGACTTCCAACGCCCAAGCTTAACTTAGGAGATTTTGAACCCTGATTTCAGCTGCTGAAAAGCATCTGCTGGTGTATCCCGCTGGCGAATTATCATCGGCATTATGCCTCATCGCTCCAAAGTCTGGAGCCAGCCATTTTGGCTGATACCTGCGTATCCCTAGCCAGGCTGTATCCTTTGAGATATCTCAGAAGGCTTATACTACAGCCCCATATGCCTGGAAGAATAATACTGTTTTTATAAGAGTTTTTGTTTTTGCCAGCTGATTTTATCCCCCTCATTTATTGCAGGATTTTTGACCAGCTCTAAAATGTATTTTGCCTTATGTTCTGGCCTGATGCATGATATAAAAGGATAAAGTTTTTTTTTGTATATTGCTTTTTTCCCCTTATCCAGGTAGACAGCCCATACAGGGAAGAAAACAAATAACATATGCAGTGAAATTTTTTTTTCTTTATCAAATATGAATATCAGGTTTCTTTTTTTTGAGAACATCAGCCCCCTGGCTTTCGATATAAGCGATTTGCATGCCTTAAAGTCATGGGCTATTGCCTTATTTTGTGTTAAATTTATCAGTCCAGCTTCCATTCTTTCTTTACTTTCTCATACCTTTCGAAAGTTCCTGTGTCAAACCATAATGCATCAGATTTAAATCCAAATAATTTTCCTTGTTTCGCCAGCACAGGGAATATATCTTTTTCCATCATTGCCTTTTCCCTGTTTCTTGTTAGACCGAATACTTCAGGTTCCAGTATGTAATAACCAGAATTGATGTAATTACTAGGAGGATTTTTTGGCTTTTCCATGAACTGGCTTATCTTATTCTTGTTTAATTCAGCTACACCGTATCTGCATGGATTTTCTACTTTAGTAAGAGCGATAGTAGCGACTGCTTTATTTTCCTTATGGAATTCCAGCATTTTCTGCAGATTTGCCTTACATAAATTGTCTCCGTTTATCATAAAGAAGGTTTCTTTAATTGTCCTGTTTTCTTTATTCAG is part of the Candidatus Woesearchaeota archaeon genome and harbors:
- a CDS encoding DUF192 domain-containing protein, whose translation is MEAGLINLTQNKAIAHDFKACKSLISKARGLMFSKKRNLIFIFDKEKKISLHMLFVFFPVWAVYLDKGKKAIYKKKLYPFISCIRPEHKAKYILELVKNPAINEGDKISWQKQKLL
- a CDS encoding NTP transferase domain-containing protein, with the translated sequence MKAVILAGGRGTRLRPLTYKIPKALIPINNKTLTELVFDVLKKYGIRDILLSVAYKADMIKNKFKDGSGYGLNISYIEEPCPLGTAGPLIILNKENRTIKETFFMINGDNLCKANLQKMLEFHKENKAVATIALTKVENPCRYGVAELNKNKISQFMEKPKNPPSNYINSGYYILEPEVFGLTRNREKAMMEKDIFPVLAKQGKLFGFKSDALWFDTGTFERYEKVKKEWKLD